From a region of the Macadamia integrifolia cultivar HAES 741 unplaced genomic scaffold, SCU_Mint_v3 scaffold1183, whole genome shotgun sequence genome:
- the LOC122063022 gene encoding uncharacterized protein LOC122063022 isoform X1, protein MVFFYIVQTRKVECRGCETFIRGTYFTCTDCILKTERGYDLCCTCYGNRKFEGHGPFLDNYSILPSMRTIIKQQRETGSFPSPDAGTSDGGWVRQQSQTLMLQRQQEVRQQALATYNGPTGPPFNMQQSEVGQGLQVNNMQIINRGDQNSKFRKYLSMIAEASSVGSLATTIAGLSSACSIM, encoded by the exons ATGGTCTTCTTCTACATTGTTCAAACAAGAAAAGTAGAATGTCGTGGGTGTGAAACCTTTATTAGGGGCACATATTTCACTTGCACGGATTGCATCCTCAAAACAGAAAGAGGCTACGATCTTTGCTGCACTTGTTACGGCAACCGGAAATTCGAAGGCCACGGACCCTTCTTGGATAATTATTCAATTCTACCCTCAATGCGAACAATCATCAAGCAGCAACGGGAAACCGGATCCTTCCCCTCGCCGGACGCCGGCACATCCGACGGCGGATGGGTACGACAACAAAGCCAGACTCTAATGCTGCAGCGGCAACAAGAAGTACGACAACAAGCCCTAGCTACGTACAACGGGCCCACGGGGCCGCCGTTCAACATG CAGCAATCAGAAGTAGGACAAGGACTCCAAGTTAACAACATGCAAATCATCAACAGG ggTGACCAAAACTCGAAGTTTCGCAAATATCTGTCAATGATTGCAGAGGCCTCATCTGTAGGATCATTGGCTACAACCATAGCAGGCCTCAGCAGTGCTTGTAGCATTATGTGA
- the LOC122063022 gene encoding uncharacterized protein LOC122063022 isoform X2 yields MVFFYIVQTRKVECRGCETFIRGTYFTCTDCILKTERGYDLCCTCYGNRKFEGHGPFLDNYSILPSMRTIIKQQRETGSFPSPDAGTSDGGWVRQQSQTLMLQRQQEVRQQALATYNGPTGPPFNMQSEVGQGLQVNNMQIINRGDQNSKFRKYLSMIAEASSVGSLATTIAGLSSACSIM; encoded by the exons ATGGTCTTCTTCTACATTGTTCAAACAAGAAAAGTAGAATGTCGTGGGTGTGAAACCTTTATTAGGGGCACATATTTCACTTGCACGGATTGCATCCTCAAAACAGAAAGAGGCTACGATCTTTGCTGCACTTGTTACGGCAACCGGAAATTCGAAGGCCACGGACCCTTCTTGGATAATTATTCAATTCTACCCTCAATGCGAACAATCATCAAGCAGCAACGGGAAACCGGATCCTTCCCCTCGCCGGACGCCGGCACATCCGACGGCGGATGGGTACGACAACAAAGCCAGACTCTAATGCTGCAGCGGCAACAAGAAGTACGACAACAAGCCCTAGCTACGTACAACGGGCCCACGGGGCCGCCGTTCAACATG CAATCAGAAGTAGGACAAGGACTCCAAGTTAACAACATGCAAATCATCAACAGG ggTGACCAAAACTCGAAGTTTCGCAAATATCTGTCAATGATTGCAGAGGCCTCATCTGTAGGATCATTGGCTACAACCATAGCAGGCCTCAGCAGTGCTTGTAGCATTATGTGA